One Stenotrophomonas maltophilia R551-3 genomic window, TGGTCGGCTTGGCCAGATTCAGGGTGTAGAAGTGCAGGCCGGGCGCGCCGTCTTCGATCAGCCGTTGGCACAGCCGGGCCACCACTTCGGTGCCGAATGCACGCACCGATTCGGCGTCATCGCCATAGGCCTGCATCTTGCGGCTGATCCAGCGCGGAATCTCCGCACCGCACTGTTCGGAGAAGCGGCGCAGCTGGCTGAAGTTGGCAATCGGCATGATGCCGGGGGTGATCGGCACCTGCACGCCCAGCCGCCGCACTTCATCGACGAAATGGAAGTAGGCGTCAGGGTTGAAGAAGTACTGGGTGATCGCCGCATCGGCACCGGCGTCGATCTTGGCCTTGAAGTGCTTCAGGTCGGCCAGTGCGTCGGAAGCCTGCGGGTGCGTTTCCGGATAGGCGCCCACTTCGATGTGGAACGCATCGCCGTGCTCGGCACGGATGAAGTCGATCAGTTCGGCGGCATAGCGCATGTCGCCGGGGAAACCCATGCCCGAGGGCAGGTCGCCGCGCAGCGCGACCAGACGCCGGCAACCGATCGCGCGGTACAGCTTGAGCAGCTCGCGGATTTCCTGACGGGTGCCGCCGACGCAGGACAGATGTGGTGCGGCATCGAAGCCAT contains:
- the metF gene encoding methylenetetrahydrofolate reductase [NAD(P)H], translating into MTAISFEFYPPKTDEQRSQLDRAAAKLKDYGPEYVSCTFGAGGSTLSYTSETVRHLNQHHGFDAAPHLSCVGGTRQEIRELLKLYRAIGCRRLVALRGDLPSGMGFPGDMRYAAELIDFIRAEHGDAFHIEVGAYPETHPQASDALADLKHFKAKIDAGADAAITQYFFNPDAYFHFVDEVRRLGVQVPITPGIMPIANFSQLRRFSEQCGAEIPRWISRKMQAYGDDAESVRAFGTEVVARLCQRLIEDGAPGLHFYTLNLAKPTTSVLKLLQG